A genomic segment from Spinacia oleracea cultivar Varoflay chromosome 3, BTI_SOV_V1, whole genome shotgun sequence encodes:
- the LOC110800504 gene encoding uncharacterized protein isoform X1, translating to MIAGDPIASAGKALRRHHDNGQPSVTNDAVTLSIPPQLNETRDDFLRHGVPLYQAALEGDWETADKIFKDVPNWVTAPITKRNDTTLHVAVAAMDLEFVTNLVNLMVTVGDRLESKTTLGNTAFCIAASSGNVDIAKVMVEKNIALPDIKGSKNMTPLHMAILLGHRDMVNYLINVTNDNLLKDHDRIELLTSAIEAHLYDVALHFIDKHPNLALHRNLNDETVLHTLAQRHLQNHTSKQSIWDRLMIRCTNKGKDQGEQQLELALQVTQKAWNEVIKQDETQISELIGYPSRLLFVAAEMGNVEFLITLILSYPDVIWKVDEKNRSIFHIAIECRHEEIFKLIHEVGAIKDLIASYTDKEQNNMLHLAAKIAPPDRLNCVSGAALQMQRELLWFEAVKDVVQPHYAVAKNISKETPQNARESGKTPHALFTEEHKDLRLQGEEWMKKTAESCTLVATLITTVVFTAAFTLPGGNDDKTGSPILLKKLSFKVFAISNAVSLFASATSILMFLSILTSRYAETDFLKVLPFKLMVGLTSLFVSIASMMVAFTATFFITFELDSIWIPGPIALLAAIPVLLFGFQQFPLLWDIYCSTYRSWTLFRPSDKQKLCWKTKRPKRKLS from the exons ATGATTGCTGGAGACCCGATTGCGTCTGCAGGTAAAGCACTTCGGAGACATCACGACAATGGCCAACCTTCTGTTACTAATGATGCGGTCACTCTTTCCATTCCTCCACAACTTA ATGAAACAAGAGATGATTTCTTGAGACATGGAGTGCCTCTCTACCAAGCTGCTCTTGAAGGTGACTGGGAAACTGCAGACAAGATATTTAAGGATGTTCCTAACTGGGTAACAGCACCAATCACAAAGAGAAACGACACAACTCTTCACGTTGCAGTAGCAGCCATGGACCTTGAATTTGTAACAAACCTGGTGAACCTAATGGTTACAGTAGGTGATCGTCTAGAATCAAAAACCACCCTTGGAAATACGGCCTTTTGCATTGCAGCATCATCCGGAAATGTGGATATTGCAAAAGTAATGGTGGAGAAAAATATAGCACTTCCAGATATTAAAGGCAGTAAAAATATGACACCTCTTCATATGGCTATCCTGCTTGGCCACAGAGATATGGTAAACTACCTCATCAATGTAACAAATGATAACCTGTTGAAAGATCATGATCGCATAGAGTTGCTTACCAGCGCCATAGAGGCTCATCTTTATG ATGTAgcgcttcattttatagacaaGCATCCCAATTTGGCTCTTCATCGGAATTTGAATGATGAGACTGTGCTGCACACCCTTGCCCAAAGGCATTTACAGAACCATACTAGCAAGCAAAGCATATGGGACAGATTAATGATACGAT GCACTAACAAAGGAAAGGATCAAGGAGAGCAGCAGCTGGAACTTGCACTTCAAGTGACTCAGAAAGCTTGGAATGAAGTCATCAaacaagatgaaactcagattTCAGAACTGATTGGATATCCATCACGACTGTTGTTTGTTGCCGCAGAAATGGGGAATGTTGAGTTCCTAATCACACTAATCCTTTCATATCCTGATGTGATATGGAAAGTTGATGAAAAAAATAGAAGTATATTTCATATTGCTATTGAATGTCGACATGAGGAGATTTTCAAGCTCATACACGAGGTTGGAGCCATCAAAGATTTGATTGCTTCTTACACAGATAAGGAACAAAATAACATGCTGCATTTAGCTGCAAAGATTGCGCCTCCTGATAGACTCAATTGTGTTTCTGGCGCAGCTTTACAAATGCAACGAGAGCTCTTATGGTTTGAG GCTGTGAAAGATGTAGTCCAACCCCATTATGCTGTGGCTAAAAATATATCAAAAGAGACCCCTCAAAATGCAAGAGAATCTGGAAAGACACCCCACGCTTTATTCACAGAAGAGCACAAGGACTTACGATTACAAGGGGAGGAATGGATGAAGAAAACAGCAGAATCATGTACTTTAGTGGCTACACTCATTACAACCGTAGTTTTCACAGCAGCTTTTACCTTACCTGGTGGTAACGATGACAAGACTGGCTCTCCAATTCTACTAAAGAAACTTTCTTTCAAGGTGTTTGCAATATCTAATGCAGTTTCATTGTTTGCTTCTGCAACTTCCATATTAATGTTTCTGTCAATACTGACATCACGATATGCAGAAACAGACTTTCTTAAGGTACTGCCTTTCAAACTCATGGTTGGCTTAACTTCTTTATTTGTCTCCATTGCGAGTATGATGGTTGCTTTCACTGCTACATTCTTCATCACCTTTGAACTAGATTCAATATGGATTCCAGGACCTATTGCTCTACTAGCAGCTATCCCAGTTTTGCTATTTGGTTTCCAACAATTTCCTCTTCTGTGGGATATATATTGTTCAACATATCGATCTTGGACTTTGTTTCGTCCAAGTGATAAACAAAAGCTTTGCTGGAAAActaaaaggccaaaaagaaaaTTGAGTTAG
- the LOC110800512 gene encoding style cell-cycle inhibitor 1-A codes for MGSDKKSKDKTRKRSADSHSQDEGQAKRHKKSDDLGEGSKKRDKSHHSKSHKHSKREEKKSEKKHKTEGSKSGRHSIPDFKELSKDDYYSKNNEFATWLKEKKQKFFSDLSSDSTRKLFSEFVEVWNSKKLDPKYYTGIQTAPRSSHKWKIKS; via the exons ATGGGTAGTGACAAAAAATCGAAGGATAAAACAAGGAAAAGAAGTGCCGATTCTCATTCTCAAG ATGAAGGTCAAGCTAAAAGACACAAAAAATCGGATGATTTGGGAGAAGGAAGCAAGAAAAGAGACAAATCCCATCATTCCAAATCTCATAAGCATTCCAAACGAGAAG AAAAGAAGTCAGAAAAGAAGCATAAAACTGAAGGATCTAAATCTGGCCGACATTCT ATACCTGATTTTAAAGAGTTGTCAAAAGATGACTACTACTCCAAGAACAACGAATTTGCTACATGGCTAAAGGAGAAGAAACAAAAGTTCTTTTCAGACCTTTCCTCGGATTCAACAAGAAAACTGTTCTCAGAATTTGTAGAAGTGTGGAACTCTAAAAAGCTGGATCCCAAGTACTATACGGGCATACAAACAGCCCCTCGATCATCTCATAAGTGGAAAATAAAAAGTTAG
- the LOC110800305 gene encoding probable F-box protein At2g36090: MPVEAESICPLSNDILYDILGRLDGATLASAACTCASFSSISKEEKIWENVCNSLWPSVNRDDVRNLIRSIGGFRKFYSDSYPLIVNKDLGLDSFLEYPEEWPEADYYEDFEEYESITPSDFVSLVDIRYKDKTIFSKVLWGISESDVLGRWFYNAPFHIELGSSDVSNNAGKVIISGEDGLPQIESVDNERKEGKLWVELRDRLRLSWIIVNKKVKQAANVSSLIPLGVQRHWPSDKDFLVRFGSVLPAKGILPCQVVECILVVKFRMFKNTTSNFVNLEMTQVRMQLEDMEGFHLNGRNTLMVLKKALSCRKTRNYSEVLESCNLYSRVRSEIKEEKLRNESRIDKMCILTGVVVVVTFWFCIL; this comes from the coding sequence ATGCCAGTTGAAGCTGAAAGCATATGTCCGCTAAGCAATGATATATTGTACGATATATTGGGGCGTCTTGATGGGGCAACTTTAGCTAGTGCAGCATGCACTTGTGCATCATTTTCCTCTATCTCAAAAGAGGAGAAAATATGGGAAAATGTTTGCAATTCCCTGTGGCCATCAGTTAACAGGGATGATGTCAGGAACTTGATTAGATCAATTGGTGGGTTCAGAAAGTTCTACTCAGACTCTTATCCTCTTATTGTAAATAAAGATTTAGGTTTGGATTCCTTTCTGGAATACCCAGAAGAATGGCCTGAAGCTGACTATTATGAAGATTTTGAAGAATATGAGAGTATCACACCATCAGATTTTGTTTCCCTTGTTGATATAAGGTACAAGGACAAGACAATATTCTCAAAAGTCCTTTGGGGTATTTCTGAATCAGATGTTCTTGGCCGCTGGTTCTATAATGCACCATTTCACATTGAGCTTGGCAGTTCAGATGTCAGTAACAACGCCGGAAAAGTGATCATTTCAGGGGAGGATGGTTTGCCCCAAATTGAATCTGTAGATAATGAAAGAAAGGAAGGAAAGCTCTGGGTAGAGCTACGAGATAGGTTAAGACTTAGTTGGATCATTGTAAATAAAAAGGTTAAGCAAGCGGCCAATGTTTCGAGTTTAATCCCACTAGGAGTTCAGAGGCATTGGCCAAGTGATAAGGATTTTCTAGTACGATTTGGTTCAGTTCTCCCTGCCAAAGGTATACTGCCTTGTCAAGTGGTAGAATGCATTCTTGTTGTCAAATTTAGAATGTTTAAAAATACTACTAGTAATTTTGTAAACCTTGAGATGACTCAAGTGAGAATGCAGTTGGAAGATATGGAAGGTTTTCATCTGAATGGTAGAAACACTCTGATGGTTCTTAAAAAGGCGTTAAGCTGCAGAAAGACCAGGAACTATAGTGAAGTTCTCGAGTCTTGTAATCTGTATTCCAGAGTTCGAAGTGAAATAAAGGAGGAGAAGTTGCGAAATGAAAGCCGGATTGATAAGATGTGCATCTTAACTGGAGTTGTAGTTGTTGTTACTTTTTGGTTTTGCATCCTCTGA
- the LOC110800504 gene encoding uncharacterized protein isoform X3 → MIAGDPIASAGKALRRHHDNGQPSVTNDAVTLSIPPQLNETRDDFLRHGVPLYQAALEGDWETADKIFKDVPNWVTAPITKRNDTTLHVAVAAMDLEFVTNLVNLMVTVGDRLESKTTLGNTAFCIAASSGNVDIAKVMVEKNIALPDIKGSKNMTPLHMAILLGHRDMVNYLINVTNDNLLKDHDRIELLTSAIEAHLYDVALHFIDKHPNLALHRNLNDETVLHTLAQRHLQNHTSKQSIWDRLMIRCTNKGKDQGEQQLELALQVTQKAWNEVIKQDETQISELIGYPSRLLFVAAEMGNVEFLITLILSYPDVIWKVDEKNRSIFHIAIECRHEEIFKLIHEVGAIKDLIASYTDKEQNNMLHLAAKIAPPDRLNCVSGAALQMQRELLWFEAVKDVVQPHYAVAKNISKETPQNARESGKTPHALFTEEHKDLRLQGEEWMKKTAESCTLVATLITTVVFTAAFTLPGGNDDKTGSPILLKKLSFKVFAISNAVSLFASATSILMFLSILTSRYAETDFLKDLLLY, encoded by the exons ATGATTGCTGGAGACCCGATTGCGTCTGCAGGTAAAGCACTTCGGAGACATCACGACAATGGCCAACCTTCTGTTACTAATGATGCGGTCACTCTTTCCATTCCTCCACAACTTA ATGAAACAAGAGATGATTTCTTGAGACATGGAGTGCCTCTCTACCAAGCTGCTCTTGAAGGTGACTGGGAAACTGCAGACAAGATATTTAAGGATGTTCCTAACTGGGTAACAGCACCAATCACAAAGAGAAACGACACAACTCTTCACGTTGCAGTAGCAGCCATGGACCTTGAATTTGTAACAAACCTGGTGAACCTAATGGTTACAGTAGGTGATCGTCTAGAATCAAAAACCACCCTTGGAAATACGGCCTTTTGCATTGCAGCATCATCCGGAAATGTGGATATTGCAAAAGTAATGGTGGAGAAAAATATAGCACTTCCAGATATTAAAGGCAGTAAAAATATGACACCTCTTCATATGGCTATCCTGCTTGGCCACAGAGATATGGTAAACTACCTCATCAATGTAACAAATGATAACCTGTTGAAAGATCATGATCGCATAGAGTTGCTTACCAGCGCCATAGAGGCTCATCTTTATG ATGTAgcgcttcattttatagacaaGCATCCCAATTTGGCTCTTCATCGGAATTTGAATGATGAGACTGTGCTGCACACCCTTGCCCAAAGGCATTTACAGAACCATACTAGCAAGCAAAGCATATGGGACAGATTAATGATACGAT GCACTAACAAAGGAAAGGATCAAGGAGAGCAGCAGCTGGAACTTGCACTTCAAGTGACTCAGAAAGCTTGGAATGAAGTCATCAaacaagatgaaactcagattTCAGAACTGATTGGATATCCATCACGACTGTTGTTTGTTGCCGCAGAAATGGGGAATGTTGAGTTCCTAATCACACTAATCCTTTCATATCCTGATGTGATATGGAAAGTTGATGAAAAAAATAGAAGTATATTTCATATTGCTATTGAATGTCGACATGAGGAGATTTTCAAGCTCATACACGAGGTTGGAGCCATCAAAGATTTGATTGCTTCTTACACAGATAAGGAACAAAATAACATGCTGCATTTAGCTGCAAAGATTGCGCCTCCTGATAGACTCAATTGTGTTTCTGGCGCAGCTTTACAAATGCAACGAGAGCTCTTATGGTTTGAG GCTGTGAAAGATGTAGTCCAACCCCATTATGCTGTGGCTAAAAATATATCAAAAGAGACCCCTCAAAATGCAAGAGAATCTGGAAAGACACCCCACGCTTTATTCACAGAAGAGCACAAGGACTTACGATTACAAGGGGAGGAATGGATGAAGAAAACAGCAGAATCATGTACTTTAGTGGCTACACTCATTACAACCGTAGTTTTCACAGCAGCTTTTACCTTACCTGGTGGTAACGATGACAAGACTGGCTCTCCAATTCTACTAAAGAAACTTTCTTTCAAGGTGTTTGCAATATCTAATGCAGTTTCATTGTTTGCTTCTGCAACTTCCATATTAATGTTTCTGTCAATACTGACATCACGATATGCAGAAACAGACTTTCTTAAG GACCTATTGCTCTACTAG
- the LOC110800504 gene encoding uncharacterized protein isoform X2, translated as MIAGDPIASAGKALRRHHDNGQPSVTNDAVTLSIPPQLNETRDDFLRHGVPLYQAALEGDWETADKIFKDVPNWVTAPITKRNDTTLHVAVAAMDLEFVTNLVNLMVTVGDRLESKTTLGNTAFCIAASSGNVDIAKVMVEKNIALPDIKGSKNMTPLHMAILLGHRDMVNYLINVTNDNLLKDHDRIELLTSAIEAHLYDVALHFIDKHPNLALHRNLNDETVLHTLAQRHLQNHTSKQSIWDRLMIRCTNKGKDQGEQQLELALQVTQKAWNEVIKQDETQISELIGYPSRLLFVAAEMGNVEFLITLILSYPDVIWKVDEKNRSIFHIAIECRHEEIFKLIHEVGAIKDLIASYTDKEQNNMLHLAAKIAPPDRLNCVSGAALQMQRELLWFEAVKDVVQPHYAVAKNISKETPQNARESGKTPHALFTEEHKDLRLQGEEWMKKTAESCTLVATLITTVVFTAAFTLPGGNDDKTGSPILLKKLSFKVFAISNAVSLFASATSILMFLSILTSRYAETDFLKLKVYTTSGSVSWIF; from the exons ATGATTGCTGGAGACCCGATTGCGTCTGCAGGTAAAGCACTTCGGAGACATCACGACAATGGCCAACCTTCTGTTACTAATGATGCGGTCACTCTTTCCATTCCTCCACAACTTA ATGAAACAAGAGATGATTTCTTGAGACATGGAGTGCCTCTCTACCAAGCTGCTCTTGAAGGTGACTGGGAAACTGCAGACAAGATATTTAAGGATGTTCCTAACTGGGTAACAGCACCAATCACAAAGAGAAACGACACAACTCTTCACGTTGCAGTAGCAGCCATGGACCTTGAATTTGTAACAAACCTGGTGAACCTAATGGTTACAGTAGGTGATCGTCTAGAATCAAAAACCACCCTTGGAAATACGGCCTTTTGCATTGCAGCATCATCCGGAAATGTGGATATTGCAAAAGTAATGGTGGAGAAAAATATAGCACTTCCAGATATTAAAGGCAGTAAAAATATGACACCTCTTCATATGGCTATCCTGCTTGGCCACAGAGATATGGTAAACTACCTCATCAATGTAACAAATGATAACCTGTTGAAAGATCATGATCGCATAGAGTTGCTTACCAGCGCCATAGAGGCTCATCTTTATG ATGTAgcgcttcattttatagacaaGCATCCCAATTTGGCTCTTCATCGGAATTTGAATGATGAGACTGTGCTGCACACCCTTGCCCAAAGGCATTTACAGAACCATACTAGCAAGCAAAGCATATGGGACAGATTAATGATACGAT GCACTAACAAAGGAAAGGATCAAGGAGAGCAGCAGCTGGAACTTGCACTTCAAGTGACTCAGAAAGCTTGGAATGAAGTCATCAaacaagatgaaactcagattTCAGAACTGATTGGATATCCATCACGACTGTTGTTTGTTGCCGCAGAAATGGGGAATGTTGAGTTCCTAATCACACTAATCCTTTCATATCCTGATGTGATATGGAAAGTTGATGAAAAAAATAGAAGTATATTTCATATTGCTATTGAATGTCGACATGAGGAGATTTTCAAGCTCATACACGAGGTTGGAGCCATCAAAGATTTGATTGCTTCTTACACAGATAAGGAACAAAATAACATGCTGCATTTAGCTGCAAAGATTGCGCCTCCTGATAGACTCAATTGTGTTTCTGGCGCAGCTTTACAAATGCAACGAGAGCTCTTATGGTTTGAG GCTGTGAAAGATGTAGTCCAACCCCATTATGCTGTGGCTAAAAATATATCAAAAGAGACCCCTCAAAATGCAAGAGAATCTGGAAAGACACCCCACGCTTTATTCACAGAAGAGCACAAGGACTTACGATTACAAGGGGAGGAATGGATGAAGAAAACAGCAGAATCATGTACTTTAGTGGCTACACTCATTACAACCGTAGTTTTCACAGCAGCTTTTACCTTACCTGGTGGTAACGATGACAAGACTGGCTCTCCAATTCTACTAAAGAAACTTTCTTTCAAGGTGTTTGCAATATCTAATGCAGTTTCATTGTTTGCTTCTGCAACTTCCATATTAATGTTTCTGTCAATACTGACATCACGATATGCAGAAACAGACTTTCTTAAG CTCAAGGTTTACACAACCAGTGGCAGTGTCAGTTGGATATTCTGA